A stretch of DNA from Mycolicibacterium celeriflavum:
CAATTGCTTGTGGAAGCGATGAAAGGTGGGTTGGTTGCCGTTATGAAGTTCTTCGAGAGGTGCCGAGGTACCGGTACAAAATTGTTGCGCCGGATGGCGGTGGTCGCGTTCACGGCGGCCGCGCTGCCCGGGCTGATCGGCTTCGCCGGGGGTTCGGCGACCGCGGGAGCCTTCTCGCGCCCGGGCCTGCCCGTCGAGTATCTGGATGTGTTCTCCCCGGCGATGAACCGCAACATCCGGATCCAGTTCCAGGGGGGTGGACCGCACGCCGTCTATCTGCTCGACGGCCTGCGCGCCCAGGACGATTTCAACGGCTGGGACATCAACACCCCGGCCTTCGAGTGGTATCACCAGTCAGGGTTGTCGGTCGTGATGCCGGTCGGCGGGCAGTCCAGTTTCTACACCGACTGGTACCAGCCGTCGCGGGGTAACGGCCAGGACTACACCTACAAGTGGGAGACGTTCCTGACCCAGGAACTGCCGGCATGGCTGGAAGCCAACAAGGGTGTGTCGCAGAACGGCAATGCCGTGGTGGGTATTTCGATGGCCGGCAGCACCGCGCTGACGTACACGATCTACCACCCGCAGAAGTTCATCTACGCGGCATCACTGTCGGGCTTCCTCAACCCCTCCGAGGGCTGGTGGCCGATGCTGATCGGGCTGGCGATGCAAGACGCCGGCGGGTACAACGCCGAAAGCATGTGGGGTCCCTCATCGGATCTGGCGTGGAAACGCAACGACCCGATGGTCAACATCCGCCAGTTGGTGGCCAACAACACCCGCATCTGGATCTACTGCGGCACCGGTACGCCGTCGGATCTGGACGGTGGTACTGCGGGTCAGAACCTGATGGCCGCGCAGTTCCTCGAAGGGTTCACGTTGCGCACCAACGTCACCTTCCGGGACAACTACGTCGCCGCGGGCGGCACGAACGGCGTGTTCAATTTCCCGCCTCAGGGCACTCACAGCTGGGGTTACTGGGGTCAGCAGCTGGAGATGATGAAGCCTGACCTGCAGCGGGTGCTGGGAGCACAGGCCAGCGCCTAGGGCCACCGCCGAGATCCACCCACAACAGGGAGCCTGCCGTTTCCCCCGAACGGCAGGCTCCCTGCCCTTTCGGGGTGTCCGGGTTCGCGCACTTTCGGGCCGTACGCGCAGAGTGAACGACCGCGGGAACAAATCAGACTGCCTAAAGGTTGAGCGCATCAGACTCAAACTTTGGAGGATTGATGGCTGAAGCCAAGACAGTTCCGGTCTTGTTCCTGAGCGAGTCGATCGTGCTGCCGGGAATGGTGGTGCCCGTCGAGCTCGACGAGGCCGCGCGCGCCGCAGTCGACGCCACCCGCGCCAGCGAGTCCGGCGAGCTGCTGATCGCTCCGCGCCTCGGGGACCGGTATCCGTCATACGGTGTGCTGGCCTCGATCGTGCAGGTCGGCCGCATGGTCGGCGGACCCGCCGCGATCGTGCGGGGCGAAGGCCGCGCGCACATCGGCGCCGGTGCCACCGGGCCGGGTGCCGCACTGTGGGTCGAGGTGACCGAGGTGACGGACGCCGAGCCGACTGAGGAGACAGTCAAGCTCGCCGCGGAGTACAAGAAGCTGCTGCTGGCGATGTTGCAGCGACGCGAGGCGTGGCAGATCATCGACTTCGTCAACCAGCTCTCCGACCCCTCGGCACTGGCCGATACCGCGGGGTATGCGTCTTATCTGACGCAGGTCCAGAAGCGTCAGCTGCTCGAGACCCCGGACGTGGCCGCGCGGTTGCGTGCGCTGATCGAGTGGACCGGCGATCAGCTGGCCGAGGTCGAGGTCAACGAGAAGATCGCCGAGGACGTCCGCGAGGGAATGGAGAAGACGCAGAAGGAATTCCTGCTGCGCCAGCAGTTGGCGGCGATCCGCAAGGAACTCGGCGATGACGACGGCACCGGGTCCTCTGATGACTACCGGAGCCGCATCGAGGCCGCCGACCTCCCCGAGAAGGTGCGCGAGGCAGCGCTGCGCGAAGTCGGCAAGCTCGAGCGGTCCAGCGATCAGAGCCCCGAGAGCGGCTGGATACGCACCTGGTTGGACACCGTGCTGGAGCTGCCGTGGAACGTGCGGACCGAGGACGCGACGGATCTGGTGGCGGCGCGGGCGGTCCTGGACGCCGACCACCACGGCCTCGACGACGTCAAGGAGCGCATCGTCGAGTATCTGGCCGTGCGGGCGCGGCGCGCCAAGCGAGGCCTGCAGGTCGTCGGCGGCCGCGGTTCGGGTGCGGTGATGGTGCTGGCCGGCCCGCCCGGTGTCGGCAAGACGTCGCTGGGCGAGAGCGTGGCACGGGCACTGGACCGTAAGTTCGTCCGCGTCGCCCTCGGCGGTGTGCGGGACGAGGCCGAGATCCGCGGCCACCGGCGCACCTACGTCGGCGCGCTGCCCGGCCGTATCGTGCGGGCGATCGGCGAAGCGGGTTCGATGAATCCCGTTGTGCTGCTCGACGAGATCGACAAGGTCGGCTCCGACTTCCGCGGCGACCCCGCGGCGGCGCTGCTCGAGGTCTTGGATCCGGCGCAGAACCATACGTTCCGCGACCACTACCTGGACCTGGATCTCGATTTGTCCGACGTGGTGTTCCTGGCGACGGCCAACGTCATCGAGAACATCCCGTCGGCGCTGCTGGACCGCATGGAACTGGTCCAACTCGACGGCTACACCGAAGACGACAAGGTCGCGATCGCCCGCGACTTCCTGCTGCCCCGGCAGCGGGAGCGGGCGGCGCTGACCGAGGACGAGGTGGCCGTGTCCGAGGACGCGTTGCGCAAGATCGCCGCGGACTACACCCGCGAACCCGGGGTCCGCCAGTTCGAGCGGCTGCTGGCCAAGGCGCTGCGCAAGGTGACGACGAAGCTGGCTACCGAAGCCGGCCCGATCGTTGTCGATGAGCCGGATCTCGTTGAGTACCTTGGTCGTCCGCGGTTCCTGCCGGAAACGGCCGAACGCACTGCGGTGCCCGGGGTGGCGACCGGGCTGGCGGTCACCGGGCTCGGCGGCGATGTGCTCTACATCGAGGCCGGGGCAACCGACGGTGAGCCGGGTCTGACCCTGACCGGACAGTTGGGCGACGTGATGAAGGAATCGGCGCAGATCGCGCTGTCCT
This window harbors:
- the lon gene encoding endopeptidase La; amino-acid sequence: MAEAKTVPVLFLSESIVLPGMVVPVELDEAARAAVDATRASESGELLIAPRLGDRYPSYGVLASIVQVGRMVGGPAAIVRGEGRAHIGAGATGPGAALWVEVTEVTDAEPTEETVKLAAEYKKLLLAMLQRREAWQIIDFVNQLSDPSALADTAGYASYLTQVQKRQLLETPDVAARLRALIEWTGDQLAEVEVNEKIAEDVREGMEKTQKEFLLRQQLAAIRKELGDDDGTGSSDDYRSRIEAADLPEKVREAALREVGKLERSSDQSPESGWIRTWLDTVLELPWNVRTEDATDLVAARAVLDADHHGLDDVKERIVEYLAVRARRAKRGLQVVGGRGSGAVMVLAGPPGVGKTSLGESVARALDRKFVRVALGGVRDEAEIRGHRRTYVGALPGRIVRAIGEAGSMNPVVLLDEIDKVGSDFRGDPAAALLEVLDPAQNHTFRDHYLDLDLDLSDVVFLATANVIENIPSALLDRMELVQLDGYTEDDKVAIARDFLLPRQRERAALTEDEVAVSEDALRKIAADYTREPGVRQFERLLAKALRKVTTKLATEAGPIVVDEPDLVEYLGRPRFLPETAERTAVPGVATGLAVTGLGGDVLYIEAGATDGEPGLTLTGQLGDVMKESAQIALSYVRSHAEQLGVDPRALDRRIHVHVPAGAVPKDGPSAGVTMVTALVSMFTGRQVRSDVGMTGEVTLNGRVLPIGGVKQKLLAAQRAGLSTVFIPQRNEADLDDVPADVLESLEVKPMTDVADIVAQALEPAQAQATVAA
- a CDS encoding esterase family protein, producing the protein MKFFERCRGTGTKLLRRMAVVAFTAAALPGLIGFAGGSATAGAFSRPGLPVEYLDVFSPAMNRNIRIQFQGGGPHAVYLLDGLRAQDDFNGWDINTPAFEWYHQSGLSVVMPVGGQSSFYTDWYQPSRGNGQDYTYKWETFLTQELPAWLEANKGVSQNGNAVVGISMAGSTALTYTIYHPQKFIYAASLSGFLNPSEGWWPMLIGLAMQDAGGYNAESMWGPSSDLAWKRNDPMVNIRQLVANNTRIWIYCGTGTPSDLDGGTAGQNLMAAQFLEGFTLRTNVTFRDNYVAAGGTNGVFNFPPQGTHSWGYWGQQLEMMKPDLQRVLGAQASA